DNA sequence from the Malus domestica chromosome 11, GDT2T_hap1 genome:
ATCCTATTTGgcatatttgacatctcctttggagatggtcttacatGCTCTTTTCACTACAATCTAACATGTTATTCTATCAAATTATTACTTTAGATCGATTGCACAAACCCAAATAAGAATTGACTTCGCCGTGACAAAATTATAGCTAGCTAACCATGTACTATTATTGCATGTGGCCCAATCTCCTAGTCGATATGGTGTTAGGTTTATTCTACCCATGCATCCCCAGGTTCAGAACTCCCTCTCTAAATTAATGTAGTTGTTTCGAAGTCTTCCCCATTTCCTTAATaatagtaatttaaaaaaaaaaactgtgtaCTGTATATAATTGTATGACAAGAGAACACTGTTTTTAAATGTTATCTTAAAGTTAATAATCAATGGTTATACATACAGGTTCACTGTACGAGAAAAGGAGCAGAAAACATTGGTACGTTCCTAGAGATGAAGCCTTCTCAGAAGTAAAGCAGCTAACATTTTCAGCAAAGACACTGTACTCTGTGATGCACGCATTGGTACCATCGCTGGAGATAGCGATCGCCGACACTGATCTTGGGTTCAAGTACTTCACGGCCATAGACTCACTTTTCCACGAGGGGATTCAGTTGCCTCCCTTCAAGGAACAAGGGGTTCTCAAAGCCCTGCTTCCCAGGCTAGTCAAGGTTATGTCTTCTGGAGATGACGTTTTGCGTTTTGTACCCCCAGAAACAATGAATCGTAAGCAAATTCAGCCTCCCACGCACCAATATATGTGTATTATACAATGAATCTCACAACTGTTAATTAAgtgaaactaaaacaaaataggCAACAATTACTGAGCaacgttgttgttgttgttgttaggtTGCGGATATAAAAGCGTGACAAAAAGTCACAAATTAAGCACTTTTATTCTGCGACTATTGTTCTTTTTTCCTTATATATAGTTTGTAGACtgttgaagaaaagaaaaataaagcatatatatgtgtgtgggGTCCACATCAACAATCCAAaaatataaaagtaaaaatattaaatattctCCATTTATTTgtgtgtaattttttatttttgaacaaacgatattttcTATATTCATGGGATGAGGGAGTGGGataagtctcacaatgggctagcaataatattgttcaaattcgcctttagtgagaatcaaacctaagatctctcacttataagtgaagaggaatactgcTAGATCATAGTATAAGTGACATTTATGTTTGTATTTGTATCATTGCATAACTTTCTCTCACTATATCTAGCTAATTGAACTTTCTTCTTTGGCACCTGGGCTTATATTTAGGGGACAAATTCTTTTGGTTTAGGGACGACGAGTTTGCTAGGCAGACTCTTGCAGGTCTCAACCCATACAGCATCAAGTTGGTGACGGTATGAATTACTTATCTCTGTATAGTGACACTACTAAGCATTaagtttatttcttattctcgTTCATATTGTCAAAAATAGAattccaaaaaagaaaatacgaaaataataaataaaatataattgcAGGAATGGCCACTGAAGAGTGAACTAGACCCAGAGATCTATGGTCCGCCTGAATCAGCTATAACCAAAGAAATAATtgaacaagagattagaggctTCGCAACAATTACTGAGGTAGATATATCATAATATTATTTACAAGAGAATAATATATGTTCTTGTTCGAAGTCTGACATGTTATGTCATTTAATTGGATTTGATATATGCATGCAGGCCATAGAAGAAAAGAAGTTGTTTATTTTAGATTACCATGATTTGTTTTTACCCTATGTTAGCAAAGTAAGAAAGCTCGAAGGCACCACACTATATGGATCGAGGACTTTGTTTTTTCTTACCCCTGAAGGTACACTCAGGCCACTGGTCATTGAGCTAACAAGACCACCGATGGACGGAAAGCCACAATGGAAGCAAGTTTTCCAACCGGCGTGGAATGCCACGGATGTCTGGCTCTGGAGGCTTGCTAAAGCTCATGTCCTTGCCCACGATTCTGGTTATCATCAGCTTGTTAGTCACTGGTAAgacataaataaaattaatgttaCATAAAATATCACATTCTTACACTAGTGATTTAAAAGGTCATACAAATAATATAGTCGAAATATTTTTATTCACCCAATAGTCTAGGGGAACCGATTAATAGTATCTCTCGTTGCTTTGCAGGCTACGAACACATTGTGCCACAGAACCCTACATAATCGCCACAAATCGGCAACTGAGTGTCATGCACCCAATCTATAGATTGTTACATCCCCATTTCAGATACACCATGGAGATTAATTCTCTTGCTCGTGAATCACTTATCAATGCCGGTGGTATCATCGAAACCTCATTTTCGCCCAAAAAGTACTCCCTTGAGCTTTGCTCTGTTGCGTATGGGAAGGAATGGCGGTTTGACCAAGAGGCACTCCCAGCTGACCTTATTAGAAGGTATGTACTCTTATCTGGCTGTGTAGATACACCATGTTATGGAAATGTCTCTTGTTAAAGAGTCTAACATGTTATGATATAATTAACATGCTAACAAGTATTTGGACACTGATTATGTGGACTCTTGATTGAAAGGACGTTTTAGATTGACAGTTTGACAACTAAACATGCTTAACTTGCATGTAGTTTCATGATATATACCAGGATGACTTAATGAGGTGGATGAAAGGTCTATTAGTGGCTCATATGTCAATCCATTTGTGGAACTAATATAAGTGATTATTGAAAAATTTTCTTGTGAGCTTCCTCAAGTATATGATAATAGAACAAAGTTTCTAATTTTCTTCTAAGGGTACTGTTTAACTAACATGTTAGTGACgatatttaatttgtaattgCTAGGGGCATGGCTGTTGAGGACCCAACTGCTCCACATGGGCTAAGGCTAACAATTGAAGATTACCCTTTTGCCAATGATGGACTCCTCTTATGGGATGCTATTAAACAATGGGTCACTGACTATGTAAACCACTACTACCCAGACTCCAGCATTGTCCAGACTGATCAAGAGCTCCAAGCATGGTGGACAGAAATCAAAACAGTTGGCCATGCTGACAAAAAAGATGAGCCATGGTGGCCAGAACTCAACACTCCGGAAGACCTAATGGGCATCATCACAACAATGGTTTGGGTAGCATCTGGTCATCATGCAGCTGTCAACTTTGGCCAATATGCCTATGCAGGTTATTTTCCTAGCAGGCCAACAATTGCAAGGACCAATATGCCCACTGAGGACCCCTCAGAAGAGGATTGGAAAAACTTCGTAAGAAAACCTGACAGTGCACTTTTGCAATGCTTTCCTACACAAATCCAAGCAACAACAATCATGGCTGTTTTGGACATTTTGTCGAATCATTCACCGGATGAAGAGTACATTGGAGAGAAGATGGAGCAGGCGTGGGCTGAAGAGCCTGTTATAAAGGCGGCGTTTGAACGGTTTAAGGGGAGATTGTTGGCGCTTGAACGAACAATCGATGATCGAAATGCCAGTAGTGAGTTGAAGAACAGAAATGGAGCTGGGGTTGTACCTTATGAGCTTTTGAAACCCTTTTCACAACCTGGGGTTACAGGAAAGGGAGTTCCGTATAGCATCTCTATTTGAACTATGAACTAGTGTGTGCTTTTGGTCCATAActctttctctttccctttGTTATTTGTTAACATAGTTTTAACTCATATGACTTCTGACAATGATATTGGCGAGCTTTCCCCACAATTACGCAATGTAGAAAGCTGGAACTGTGTTTAGTAGCAATGGGCATTAACTCCATGGTTTAAGGAACAAAATTGTgagcgtatatatatatatatacgagtGTGTGTATTCTTAGCAAAgctgaaaataaaatatatgtttATCAATATTCAAGTACCCATCCAATCAGGGGATGCCACGTTTCCCATTAAAGAATCtttctgatttattttttaagaaaatcaattaaacaaacactttaaTGGGAAACGTGACATCCCCTGATTGGATGGGTATACCAAGTGTGATGGTGATGTGGGATGACGGGAACACTTAAAACTTTCTCCTATTATGGAGTCAATAAAAGTGTGATACTTCCCAAACTACAGTTGCTAGTACAATGTCAACattaagaaatatatatatcgaCAAAATAATAACATAACATTGAGAACAACAGAaatatcaaatattttataGACTGGTATCAGCTACTCTTTCTCTAACCAATAATTGGGGCACTAGTGCAAGTACATATATAGTAGGAATACATGTGTGGGAAAGCTGTTGAGTTAGCTTGTCACAGTCGAAACGTACATCAGTCAATATATGGTCCATTGTTGCTTAATTGTACACATTATGCCAATGTGGTCCAGATCCATGTGAACATGAGCACATGCAAGCGTTTTTCGACAAAACGACGAGCTCATCAAGATGTCTTCTTGTTACAATTGAAGTATCATATGTTTTCAAGTTGGTCCTACTTTCTGTGGCTACAAATGTTCTATTTATTGATATTATGTAGTACTCATTCGGTTTCATTAGGAGATGTGATTTTTAGGGTGACACAAAAGAAAGTATTGAACTTCACCGTATATTTGAAATCGAAAGCATATACTAGCTAGTCTTGGAAAATCTTGATCCACACATGATTTTATATGGTGGATTAGTGAAGAAACTGTTGTATGTGCATGATAATTCTATATAACATCCATTGCATGATGTGTGTGGATCTCACTATTATTTGGTGGCTCTCATACATATATTTTGAGAGGTAAGATGTATAAACCCGACAATATTCAGTAAATATTAGGTTTGACGCGTAGATTGTTTGCTTGTATACCATATCAGGATATGAATATTTAAACTCAAAATAAATTGATTCGAGATCTTTAGGCATTAATACAAAGATTTTATTATCTAATTAATGAATCCTTTCAACAACTAGGAAGATATTATACACATTAGTGCAAAACCTCCATTCTCTAATGTAGGATGCTCTCAACAATTCAAACATATATAATTCTTTTGCTCTCACTAAAGTTTATATGTGTGTAGTGTAGGAGATGATTAATTAGTCTTGTGCTGATGGTGAACAAAGAGAGCATATGCATCAAGATAAAACCAGCATATGCCCTATTCTTTTGGCTCTTCAACAATTCATTTTTGTATTCTTCTCgtatattttattatgaaaGCCAAAATCACATGCAAAAAGTTTTCCCCTAATTGCTAGCTATAACAAATGCTGGGGTCCTGAACAAATTCTGGGATATCCTGATGGTGATGATCTTGCTTCGAGATAGAGCTAGAGGAAGAGTGAATTATATAGTGGAAACCATGGCAAGATAGCGACTTTTCAGCACTTATATATGTGATAATTTGTATTGGTATTTGTCCTTTCAACAACAATCAAAGCTCAATTATTTTAGTGGAATTACCATCTTTGCAAGTTTGCAGTGGCTTATTTTAAGACTTCAATATGTGTAGtttccatttttttgaaaaaaaaaaatatatagtttttatttttaaatttattagtctgttgaaaatgtttatgtttacaaatagagtaaattgtagtaatggtccctcaactttaatcaaattggagcaatggtccctcaactaaaaattcattaccattggtccctcaactcatcaaaatgtgtagctatgaccattttcgtcaacttcgttagaattttgccaaaataagttatgttggaaggaccattgctacaattggggtccctcaactcatcaaaacgtgtagctatggtcattttcatcaactttgtcaaaatgagttttGTTGGAatgactattgctacaattaggttgaagttgagggaccattgttccaattgagttaaatttAAGAGACAatttctccagttggattaaagttgagggaccaatggtaataaatttttagtggAGGGACCATAGTttcacgttttgatgagttgagggactaatgataattgatttttagtttagGGACTATTGCTCCagttgagttaaagttaagagactattactacaatttactcttagaaataaaatatataaaacattTAGAACGTTCATCACTCGATAAATATTTAGATCCTATTATCATGTATAAAACACTCCAACTATTGAAAGAACCCCTAAACATAGAGGAAAGAAATATCTGCTTTTTTTATTGTCGATATTTTGAGCCACTCATAAATTATGTCTTTactttttgagaaattttttgaaCCAATATGCTGAGAGCTTAGGGTATCTTTTCAACCCATCATTATAATCAACAAAGTTGATACCAAATCGAACAGTGTAACCCATAGTCCATTCGAAATTGTCCAATAGCGACCACGCAAAGTACCCTTTCACATTGACACcatctctgcaaaaaataaaataaaaaataaagattagATATCTAATTTATATATTGATCTATAATGTATatactattattaagaaaaaCTCTCTTTGACAACTAAATGGTAAATGTACTTATGTGCCCTCTTCAAGTTTAAACGTTGAATACTAGTATTGAACTTAGAGGTAATATATCACTCCATATGCACTCTCTTATTattttctcacacaccttttaatTTCTCTTTATGCATAAAACTCATTTTAACTCCTACCACATGCATATTCTTCTCGATGCTAAGCCAACTAAGTATCTTATTTTCCCCTCAAAGTAATGTAAGTGACAAAATATGATAGGTAGGTGGACATAATAACACCGTACTATTGTACTATATACTGATCACCATATTATTAGAACAACTCTCTCGCAAAAAGAGAAAGTCGAACAAAATCAGTGAATATGATACGTAAAagttaaaaaggaaaaataataatactcaCTTGATTGCTTCTCTAAGGTAATAAAGATGGCGAAAGTGATAGTCAACTCTTTGGTTGTCAAGAAGAGCGTCCTCAAGCGACAGATTAGGATCATTAAACTCATTCACGCCTACAATACAAGGGGGAAACAAATACAAAGCCTTAACTTCTATATATGAACTATTATAGCTTAACCACATCAATAAAAATAATTCCGTCATCTCAGAAAAtataagtgcttttaaaatgactgaaagcgtttttggtgaaatttcTTTGGTATCAATTCTTagcaaaaatgcaagtgaatcttaAAAAACACCTATAAAGATTTTTTTGCAAGAAGCATCAAGAAGTACTTCAAgtacttttggaacccaaaacattttctctataaACGGTTTTAGTCCTTGTAAAAGCACTGCCAAATAAACCAAATAAATAGTCATATAGAAAATAATTACCATTCTCAGTGATGTAAATAAGCGGATTATGATATTTTTTCTTCGTATGGAGCAAAACATCTCTAATGCCTTTCGGATAAATATAGAGTGAAGCAGCCTGCAAGATCATTTACTTGATGTAAATTGGGAGGTCGTGATAGTAATCATTCACTCTATATAGGATTAAATTTCTAAATCCTCTAGCTATCATCCATTGGATCAGATTATTAATCATATTAATTATTACATGAAGTCTGTTCAAAAGGAAATTATAAGACTTTATCAATCTGATACTCACCTTTGGCCCAATGGGAATTCCATTACGCTCATCTGGCAAAACAAACGGTCAGGGTTACTCTAAGCTTATGCAGCAATTTAGCGCATATATATTGGGTACGTTTTATTAAATAAGGTCCAACTCAGAAAAATAAGTTAGCGAGCTGTGAGTGAACAACTGAGTTTGTTAGGAGGTTAATGAAATAGCTTGAGAGCTAAGCAAGCTCAATTGTTACCAATCGAATATGCCGCAATATACAAAAACCTTTTTCTCTCTACAgttcttcttcatttcattaattatgtttagaGTTACAGGCTGcagttttaattttcttcaaatcCTCTGTTCGTTAAGATATTTTATATACCAACTGAATGTGCATGCATGGTTTCAAACATGCACATCAACTGGAGTACACGTGAAATCCACTTACTTTCATGGGGGTTATAAGCAAGTTCGATCCTGAATTATAAATGACACACTATTGTTAGCGTGAGTTTAATAGTTTTGTGGCTCATTATTATATAAGAATTAAACTCAAGAGGACCGCATATTGCATTCGGCAattaaactcaaatttttagGCTCACTTTGTGAGTTTGATTCCAGTTTTATAAGAATCGAATTCAAATTTTCAGGTCCACCGAGAAAGGCCTTATACGTTCAAGTTTTTTAACCACCAATAGTAAGTGTGTCAGAATAAGAATAATATAACTAAATGATAACTTTAAGTTTATATCATTCGTACCTGACATCGAAGCGGGAAAGTCTGTTAAGTAGCTTGCATTGCTAACAGCTAGTTGGGGTGCATCAGATAcatatttggaaaaataataGTTCAATCCGATAAAATCATATGATCCTTTTAGCAATTTAGACTGCTCCTTGCTGAATTTAGGCAATCTGTTTCCAACAATAGATCGCATGCTATAAGGGTAGTCACCATTTGACATTGGGTCCATAAACCATCCCAGTGTAAAATCCAGGACTTTAACTGCAGCCTCTTTGTCTTTCTTTGACTCAGAAAATGGCACCACACCTAGGGAAACCAATGTCACCCCTATCAATCCCTTTTGAAATGTCTGCACATGTCACAACATTTTGTTAGTCTCGCTGTAACTATATCGAAAGTGATCTGTAACTCTTAGATATCACCTGATATTTTTCCTTGTATAATTTAACAGCAGCAGCATGAGCAAGAAGCTGGTTGTGTGTGACCAAATATGGCTCAACCCCTGAATCTCCACCTGTGCAGTTGCGTTTTAGCGAATCGGAACATCGTCCAGGTGCCAAATCTCCAGTGGCATAACCAGCCACACTACATGCCAATGGCTCATTCAACGTGATCCAATGCTTTACTCGATCACCAAATTCTTTATAACAAAGCCCTGCATAGTCCTGAAAATGCTTCCTGCGATGTAGTCATTCATGGATAAATATTGGATGCGAAAAGCAGAAGGTTGTATTGTAACATAACATTATTCACTTACACAATTTGAGGACTTAGGAAACCACCATATTCCTCTTCCAAGGTTTGGGGAAGATCCCAATGGAAGAGTGTTACAAAGGGCCTTATATCTGCAGTCATTCGTTAATAGAAAAATAGTATTAAACTACCATTTACTTTTTTGAGTACTCAACGATACCTGTAGTGTTCagtatttaattaaaaattaccATTGGCAACGAGTTCATTGATGAGGTTGTTGTAGTATTCTATCCCTTTCTTGTTCACACCTCCACTTATTTTCCCatctaaaaaaatatagaaaatcaTCATTAATAGATTTAATTTAAGGGTGGTGTAATTTACAtaccattttttacttttcacatactCTATTAATCATTGTCCTTTAATCTTATTCAATTATTGATCTGATAGCTAAAAATTGAAAGTCGAGTGTGAAAGATAAATAAAGATCTATAGTCCTATGGACATATAGCACAAATGTAAGGGCCATGAGATATGGCATTAAACTTACTTGGTAGCACTCTGGACCATGAGATAGAAAATCTATAAGCATCCAAACCCATTTCCTTCATAATCCCCACATCTTCCTGTAAAAATATGGAATTAGGAATCAGAGAATGATGTCATacgttttcattaaaattattgTCTCACAATTAATTATTGAAATACACCCACATATATCGCATGtatatttttattcaatttagtTATATGCTCTTGTACCCTGTAGCGATGATATGAATCTACTGCAACATCTCCATTGCTACCATCTTTTACCTTACCTGCAATTCACCATAATAACTTGGATATTCAAATATTATATTAAGAATAATAACAGAAATGTTTAGTAATAACAGAAATGCCACATGACACTATTTCAGTAGTGGAGTTTGTTAGTATAATTACAAGGGTATTAGTGTAATTGAGATATATGGCTATATAAAGAACTGTATAGCTATTATTTCATTAAGTTTAGTGTGTACTTTTTCctaatcaatcaatacaatctcttttgttttgctctttACCAATTCTTTCCCTTCCTCTGTACCAAATcttcatcttttacaatgtagttaatatggtatcagagccaccaagGCTCACACCATGGATCTTGGTGGTCGATTCTTCTTCTATCTTTCTTCAttactttctttcattttcGTGTATTTGATCGTTTATGCTTCTGTATTCATAGTTTTTTTACTTTTGGTCTCTGGATTTTCCTCTCCTCTTCCTTCACCTTCAAAATACCCACCTTCAGCACGCCGTTCTTGATCTCTGCCTTGATACTGTCAGTCTTGAACAAAGAATCATCGAGCTGCCAGAAAATACACATGTTCTTTTCTTCCGGGTTTTCTTGAATctgttgtaaaaaaaaaaattccaaatatTTCCATGGAGAATAGTAATCAAGAACCTCAATTTTCCATCTGGATTTCCCGAAGCAGCTTCTGGAAGCTAAGAAGGTCGCCGGACTGAGCGAAGCCGTGGATGGTGGTGGGCCTGGCGGATGTCGACCATTGATCTGGGTGCCGCTGCATCcttctttccttcttcctctccttctccCTCAAGCGCGCGATCGATGCGACCACTAACCCTAGAGGGACGCCAGCGAAGGCTTCGTCTCGGACGAGCTCTGTTGCTTTTGGCGCCATGGATTCGATAaaagtttgagaattttagCGGAGTCTTTCGATCCTGATTCTTCCGCTGTTATCGTCTTCAAGGGTTGTTGCAGAGGTGTTCGACGGATTGTTCTTGGCTCTTAGGCGATTGGGCTACAAAGGTGTTCGACGACTTGTTCGTGAATTGTGTTCGAAGATTTGATTCGTATTAGGTGATATTGTTGATATTTTCTTCATCTAGGTTCTTTTCTCGAATTTGATTTGGAGATTTTGGTTATGTGTTCTTCTGAATTGGTAAATGAATTCTGGTATATGGGTTGTGCGatagataattgaagtgttgaTAGCAGTCATTTGGAATTGTTTGGTGATCTGAAATGCTTATTTCTTAAAGCTGTGGTCTTTGATGTACTTTCGAGGTTTAATTGAAGTGAAGCTGTGGTCTTGATGTGTTGATCTCTACAAGTATTAGTTGTCTTGTCAATTTAAAGAagaaagtgtcattctttctaTGAATCTTGGAGTTTCAATCTCCTAAGTTGCAGTGTGATTTGGAGTTTCATTCTCCTAAGTTGCAGTATGATTTGTGTTCATGGAGTGTCAGTCTCCTTATTTGGTATCTTTAGTAGAAGTGTGAGATTTTGGTTTGTGCTTTGGAGTGCCATTCTCCTTGGTAGATTTAGTTTCTtgggagtgtcattctccttggtagatTTAGTTTCTTGGCAGTGTCAACTATGGCTTCTCAGTTCACAGTCGAAAAGTTGGGTATGTTTAGACCAAGACCACGTACAGCTCCCTATTTGTGGTACCATTAAGTGGCGTTTGAGTAACAAGAGTGCAAAGTTCAGACATCAAGCTACAGATCTTATTTCAAGAATTGATGTTGTCATGAAGTAGTGCCAAGATGAGCAACTGATGGGTCATCTTGGTGTTGTCTTGTATGAGTATTTGGGAGAAGAGTATCCAGAAGTTTTGGGATCAATTCTGGGAGCGCTGAAGAATAG
Encoded proteins:
- the LOC103422578 gene encoding linoleate 13S-lipoxygenase 2-1, chloroplastic-like; its protein translation is MLKPQVHQSKSSQTLFLRKPFFHGRARSASFPVWSRPSFQPEIKYRNIKATSSSSSDNSSTPTTTTKTTTTTTRITTTPIPDPTTPTPPTATTTTIVTTEVVTKKFISVKATLTVTLTVGGFLSHIGLARGLDDITDLLGQSLLLELVSAELDPKTGEEKEKVAGYAHRSRRQEGEIIYETDFKVPVDFGEIGAILVENEHRKEMFLKEIVVDGLPCGSVHHSCNSWIHSKYDNPAKRVFFTNKSYLPSQTPSGLAKLREEELVTLRGNGQGERKSFERIYDYDVYNDLGDPDKNLRLERPVLGGKEFPYPRRCRTGRLPCDTGSLYEKRSRKHWYVPRDEAFSEVKQLTFSAKTLYSVMHALVPSLEIAIADTDLGFKYFTAIDSLFHEGIQLPPFKEQGVLKALLPRLVKVMSSGDDVLRFVPPETMNRDKFFWFRDDEFARQTLAGLNPYSIKLVTEWPLKSELDPEIYGPPESAITKEIIEQEIRGFATITEAIEEKKLFILDYHDLFLPYVSKVRKLEGTTLYGSRTLFFLTPEGTLRPLVIELTRPPMDGKPQWKQVFQPAWNATDVWLWRLAKAHVLAHDSGYHQLVSHWLRTHCATEPYIIATNRQLSVMHPIYRLLHPHFRYTMEINSLARESLINAGGIIETSFSPKKYSLELCSVAYGKEWRFDQEALPADLIRRGMAVEDPTAPHGLRLTIEDYPFANDGLLLWDAIKQWVTDYVNHYYPDSSIVQTDQELQAWWTEIKTVGHADKKDEPWWPELNTPEDLMGIITTMVWVASGHHAAVNFGQYAYAGYFPSRPTIARTNMPTEDPSEEDWKNFVRKPDSALLQCFPTQIQATTIMAVLDILSNHSPDEEYIGEKMEQAWAEEPVIKAAFERFKGRLLALERTIDDRNASSELKNRNGAGVVPYELLKPFSQPGVTGKGVPYSISI
- the LOC103422589 gene encoding beta-glucosidase 13-like, with the protein product MASRSRGSILIQLIGFLVIVLASMVKSSRVTIPRVSTDLYDTTSLNRSSFPTGFLFGTASAAYQYEGAASEDGRGPSIWDTYVHKYPGKVKDGSNGDVAVDSYHRYREDVGIMKEMGLDAYRFSISWSRVLPNGKISGGVNKKGIEYYNNLINELVANDIRPFVTLFHWDLPQTLEEEYGGFLSPQIVKHFQDYAGLCYKEFGDRVKHWITLNEPLACSVAGYATGDLAPGRCSDSLKRNCTGGDSGVEPYLVTHNQLLAHAAAVKLYKEKYQTFQKGLIGVTLVSLGVVPFSESKKDKEAAVKVLDFTLGWFMDPMSNGDYPYSMRSIVGNRLPKFSKEQSKLLKGSYDFIGLNYYFSKYVSDAPQLAVSNASYLTDFPASMSDERNGIPIGPKAASLYIYPKGIRDVLLHTKKKYHNPLIYITENGVNEFNDPNLSLEDALLDNQRVDYHFRHLYYLREAIKDGVNVKGYFAWSLLDNFEWTMGYTVRFGINFVDYNDGLKRYPKLSAYWFKKFLKK